GCAGGAGTGGTGGTGGCACAGTCAGAGTGTTATGGTGCTCCTGGAAGGACAGTGTGGCCAGGAAATGTACCATCAGGAGGGCATGATGGGGACTTCTTGCTGGGGGAGGTGGATGAACTGAGGGGGAGGATGCTCTGTGGGCCTCCCTAGCAAGCCCAGGGAtgctggtggctctgggcaggATCTGGTATCCCAAGGGAGGGGTGTGTAGGGCTTGTTGGCCAAATTGCAGTCCCACAAGAAATGGCAGggccagggatgtgctggggccAGAAATCCCCTTATGCCCAGGGACCAGCCCACCCCCAGCATGCCTGCTTGTGGCAGTGACTGCCTGAAGTCCCATTTCAAACACCAGAGTCAGCAGATCCACAGGTACAGAAATGCCTTTATTTCTCCAGTAGGCTGAAGTGAAACTGCGAGGACAGAGGCTTTTTCTCACTGCTTCTTTAGTTGCTTCGCATCAGTGCACAAACATCACTACCCTATGCCCTGTAGcacagctgctgttccctggCTGTCCGGCACAGCACACCCgtgcattcctgctgctgtgccatgtGCAGCCTCCCCCAGATTAACAGCAGATTGCATGAACCAGTGATTTTTGGCTCCTGGGCTCTGAAGCACTGTGTGCCCCCCAGCAACCTGCCCCTCACCCAGGCAAGAGCAGAGCCCGCAGGGGGGATGCCAAGGGGGAAAACACGGCGAGTTACCCCCCAGCTCCACCGCTGGAGCCTACCGGGGTGGATACCGGCCATGCCTCAGAGGGGTCCCTGGATCCAGCGGCCTTGGGGGTACCCTGGGGATCCCCACCCTGAGGGCTGCAGTCCCGTCTGTCCGCTCTCGCTGTGGCTGCCCCGGTCCCCCTCGGAGGACTGGCTGCTGTCGGCACTCCCGAGGCCTGGATAGGGGCCGTGggggccgccgcccgccccgccaaGGCTGTAAAAGGCCCGCTCACGGACATGGAGCTCGTCAGCACGTTTCACCTGGTCCAGCTGCCGGCTGCGGCCCAGTGTCGCAATGGTGCCCGGCGCCCCAGCCCCCAGCCTCCTGCCATGGTGCCCGGGCAGgcggccacccccagcccccagccctgctgtcccactCTCTGCACCTTGCTCCCggcccctgcctgctgccatgctgcccgTGGCTTGCCCTGCCTGTGGAGCGGGGCTGGCTTCTGCTTTGGCAGCTTGAGATCTGCCCCCAGCATCGCCATCATAGCCGCCAACACTTTTCTGGCCCCCGCTCGACACCCCACCGCTGGGTTTCCCACTTGGGAATGGTGCTTTGTCCGTCCTGGGTGTCttgtccagccctgctccccctggACGGACCCTCATCCCTGCCCCGGGCCGTGCCTTCACACGGGAGGGAGTGGAGGTGGCTGTCCCCATTTCCCCACTCCCTCCTCTGCCGAGCACAGTGCCCATGCCTGCCCTGTGACTGCTGGCTGTCACTGACGGGGTGGTGCGGAACCCCTCAGAAAGGGCTGGGCGGATGCTGCCCCCCTTGGCTGGGACTGGGATACTGGCCTCCACATCACCCCTGTGGTGGGGGGTCGTGGTAGCCACATGGTCTGGCTTCCCCTTGGACTTCTGCCCCTCTTCTCTCACCTCATCATCATCTTTCCCATGGATGCTGGCCACTGTGGGGCTGGTAATGTCACCACTAGTGACTCTCCAGGGAACAGGGGTTGTCAGTCCTCTATCAACACTGATGGTGGTGGCACTTTCCTTATCCTCTCCAGTGAGATGGCTGTCCCTGAGGCTGCTGGTAACGCTGTCTCCATGGGTTGGGGTCGCTGTGGTGGCCAGTCTTTCAGGCTGCCTGCGGGCAGGCATGCTGTCATCTTCACCTCCACTGGGTGCCACGGTGACGTCCAGCCTGAGGGGGGGcctgctgcttcccacagaGGGAATGCCGTCATTCTCCCTACTTGCTGTGACACCAGCCTGGGTAGTTACCTGCTCCCCCATATGGATGTTGGCCCTCCCAATGAATATGTTTACCTCATCATCCTGGCCTGGTGAGACCTGGGTGAAACCCTTAGCCCTGTCTGTGCTGCCAAGGCTCCCATGGGTGATGGTTACGCTGCCTGAATCGGGGATGTAAGCGTATTCATCCACACCTGCAGCGTCCACTTGGACATCCTCCATCTTCTCAGTGACAGAGGACAAAGCAGTGCCTCCTGTCCCTGTACCCTGCTTAACACTCTCCTGCCCTTGGCCAGAGACAGTGGCCTCTCCGCTGCCCTcatcccctgtccctctggTAGTAGGGGCCCTCCCCCTCCCCGTGGTCACGGCTCCCCCCTCTGGaaccaccctggggacaccatcATCCTTATTCTCACTCCTGACCCTGGACCTGTTCCCCACCACAACCTCACTGGGGTGTTGACCCTGAGGGAGAATGGGAACACCGCCATCACCTTCCACCACCAAATCCAGATCGCCGCTGCCCTCTGAGCTGGATGGGATGGGACCCATGCCACCCCCACTGCCACGCGCACGCATGCCAGTGCCAGGCTGAGGACTGGGACCATCCCTGCTGATGCTTGGGGTGCTGCGGTTTTCGGGACTGAAGACAATCCCATACTCAATTacttcactgctgctgttgtCACTGTGCTCTGGGACTGTCCCTGCTGACCCAGCTGGTGGCTCCCTCCTGGCATTGCCCTCATCCAGCCGGTGGCTGGGGATGATCCTCTGGTGGTCAGCCTCTTCTTTCTGTGTAGTACACACAAGGGAGAGGTCAGGGTGATGGATTGCTGCTAGGGGTACCCCAGGCAGGCCGgggtcccacagtgtcccctggCTCCCTCCTTACCTTTATCTGCGTCTGGTTCCTCCGTGTTGAGAATGAGTAGACATATTTGAAAATGTAGAAGCCATGCTTGGCATTGCAGCTTTTCAGAAATATCTGGTGGGGAAGAAAATAACCAAAACCCACAATTTTC
This sequence is a window from Melospiza georgiana isolate bMelGeo1 chromosome 5, bMelGeo1.pri, whole genome shotgun sequence. Protein-coding genes within it:
- the MEPE gene encoding matrix extracellular phosphoglycoprotein gives rise to the protein MQTSLACLCLCLLSTALATPVPPPLPERAAGNCVGQHRIFLKSCNAKHGFYIFKYVYSFSTRRNQTQIKKEEADHQRIIPSHRLDEGNARREPPAGSAGTVPEHSDNSSSEVIEYGIVFSPENRSTPSISRDGPSPQPGTGMRARGSGGGMGPIPSSSEGSGDLDLVVEGDGGVPILPQGQHPSEVVVGNRSRVRSENKDDGVPRVVPEGGAVTTGRGRAPTTRGTGDEGSGEATVSGQGQESVKQGTGTGGTALSSVTEKMEDVQVDAAGVDEYAYIPDSGSVTITHGSLGSTDRAKGFTQVSPGQDDEVNIFIGRANIHMGEQVTTQAGVTASRENDGIPSVGSSRPPLRLDVTVAPSGGEDDSMPARRQPERLATTATPTHGDSVTSSLRDSHLTGEDKESATTISVDRGLTTPVPWRVTSGDITSPTVASIHGKDDDEVREEGQKSKGKPDHVATTTPHHRGDVEASIPVPAKGGSIRPALSEGFRTTPSVTASSHRAGMGTVLGRGGSGEMGTATSTPSRVKARPGAGMRVRPGGAGLDKTPRTDKAPFPSGKPSGGVSSGGQKSVGGYDGDAGGRSQAAKAEASPAPQAGQATGSMAAGRGREQGAESGTAGLGAGGGRLPGHHGRRLGAGAPGTIATLGRSRQLDQVKRADELHVRERAFYSLGGAGGGPHGPYPGLGSADSSQSSEGDRGSHSESGQTGLQPSGWGSPGYPQGRWIQGPL